One Hyphomicrobiales bacterium DNA segment encodes these proteins:
- a CDS encoding vitamin B12-dependent ribonucleotide reductase, whose product MRIARQFTHSGKSPYHTIPFRKARSEIRNPDGSVVFRLDEFEVPAHFSAVAADILAQKYFRKAGVPARLKKVEETGVPSWLWRSVPDADALAELPEDQRHVSERDARQVFERLAGTWTYWGWKGGYFSSEEDARAFFDELSYMLAMQMAAPNSPQWFNTGLFWAYGIDGPGQGHFYVDCETGRLTASKSAYEHPQPHACFIQSISDDLVNKGGIMDLWVREARLFKYGSGTGTNFSSLRGEDEPLSGGGKSSGLMSFLKIGDRAAGAIKSGGTTRRAAKMVVVDIDHPDIEAYVNWKVREEQKVAALVAGSKACSRHLNAIIKACVNCEADGEDCFDAAKNPALKREIRAARRSHVSENFIQRVIHLARQGYRELKFDAYDTDWDSEAYRTVSGQNSNNSVRVTDDFLKSVERDGDWKLIRRIDGKVAKTLKARSLWDSVALAAWSCADPGIQFHTTINDWHTCPEAGEIRASNPCSEYMFLDDTACNLASLNLLRFSDAGGFDVSAYEHAVRLWTVVLEISVMMAQFPSKEIARLSYEYRTLGLGYANIGGLLMTSAIPYDSPEGRALAGSLTAIMTGVAYATSAEMAAELGAFAGYGRNTDAMLRVMRNHLNAARGRVDGYDRVATPPVPLDHAHCPEKRLVEHAVAAWEKAVALGERHGYRNAQASVIAPTGTIGLVMDCDTTGIEPDFALVKFKKLAGGGYFKIINQAVPKALAALGYAESDIGRIVDYAVGFGTLKGAPGIDHDKLVAKGFTEEKIAAIEAGLKTCFDIKFQFNRWTLGDDFCRGRLGLDEAALADPTLDLLARIGFSRAEIEAANLYCCGAMTLEGAPGLKPEHLPVFDCASPCGRTGKRFLSAESHIRMMAAAQPFISGAISKTINMPNAASIDDCKEAYALSWRLGLKANALYRDGSKLSQPLSAQVLAGEEEDEEDAIDAILDKPAAARAAAAAERIVERVVERVSREREKLPNRRKSYTQKAIVGGHKVYVHTGEYEDGRLGEIFIDMHKEGAAFRAMMNNFAIAISLGLQYGVPLEEYVDAFIFTRFEPAGMVQGNEAIKNATSILDYVFRELAISYLGRHDLAHVSPDDIGATAMGSGVSEGKRPSGQPGAGPRYVSRGLLRGKVADNLTLFQPRTGGEPKAEARGGKVLGGDAPVATLQARAQDAGETIVHEATARKIAPHPAPDETPAPNSQRAARAAEVQRLAEARAKGYEGEACSECGNFTMVRNGTCLKCDTCGGTSGCS is encoded by the coding sequence GATCCGCAATCCGGACGGCTCGGTGGTGTTCCGTCTCGACGAGTTCGAGGTGCCGGCGCATTTCTCCGCCGTCGCCGCCGACATTCTGGCGCAAAAATACTTCCGCAAGGCCGGCGTTCCGGCGCGGCTCAAAAAGGTCGAGGAAACCGGCGTCCCGTCCTGGCTGTGGCGCTCCGTGCCGGACGCGGACGCGCTCGCTGAGCTGCCCGAGGATCAGCGCCATGTGAGCGAGCGCGACGCGCGCCAGGTGTTCGAGCGGCTCGCCGGAACCTGGACCTATTGGGGCTGGAAGGGCGGCTATTTCTCGTCGGAAGAGGACGCACGCGCCTTCTTCGACGAGCTTTCCTACATGCTGGCGATGCAGATGGCCGCGCCCAACTCGCCGCAATGGTTCAACACCGGGCTTTTCTGGGCCTACGGCATCGACGGCCCCGGACAGGGCCATTTCTACGTTGACTGCGAGACCGGCCGCCTCACCGCCTCCAAGTCAGCCTACGAGCACCCCCAGCCGCACGCCTGCTTCATCCAGTCGATCTCCGACGACCTGGTCAACAAGGGCGGCATCATGGACCTGTGGGTGCGCGAGGCGCGGCTGTTCAAATACGGCTCCGGCACCGGCACCAACTTTTCCAGTCTCCGCGGCGAGGACGAGCCGCTTTCCGGCGGCGGCAAGTCCTCGGGCCTGATGAGCTTTCTGAAGATCGGCGACCGGGCGGCCGGCGCCATCAAGTCCGGCGGCACGACCCGGCGAGCGGCCAAGATGGTCGTCGTCGACATCGACCATCCGGACATCGAAGCCTATGTCAACTGGAAGGTCAGGGAGGAGCAGAAGGTCGCCGCTCTCGTCGCCGGATCAAAGGCTTGCTCCAGGCATCTCAACGCCATCATCAAGGCTTGCGTCAATTGCGAGGCCGACGGCGAGGACTGCTTCGACGCCGCCAAGAATCCGGCGCTCAAGCGCGAGATCAGGGCCGCGCGCCGGTCTCACGTGTCGGAGAATTTCATCCAGCGGGTCATACATCTCGCCCGCCAGGGCTATCGCGAGCTCAAATTCGACGCCTACGATACCGACTGGGACTCGGAGGCCTACCGCACCGTTTCGGGGCAGAATTCCAATAATTCCGTGCGCGTGACGGACGATTTTCTGAAAAGCGTCGAGCGGGACGGCGACTGGAAGCTCATCCGCCGCATCGACGGCAAGGTGGCCAAGACCCTTAAGGCGCGCAGCCTCTGGGACAGCGTCGCGCTTGCCGCCTGGAGCTGCGCCGATCCCGGCATCCAGTTCCACACCACCATCAACGACTGGCACACCTGCCCTGAGGCGGGGGAGATCCGCGCGTCCAACCCGTGCTCGGAATACATGTTCCTCGACGACACGGCCTGCAACCTCGCCTCGCTCAACCTGCTGCGCTTTTCCGACGCCGGCGGCTTCGACGTCTCAGCCTACGAGCACGCGGTCAGGTTGTGGACCGTCGTGCTCGAAATCTCGGTGATGATGGCGCAGTTCCCGTCGAAGGAAATCGCCCGGCTTTCCTACGAATACCGCACGCTCGGCCTCGGCTACGCCAATATCGGCGGGCTGCTGATGACCTCGGCGATCCCCTACGATTCGCCCGAGGGCCGCGCGCTCGCAGGCAGCCTGACGGCGATCATGACCGGGGTCGCCTACGCGACGTCCGCCGAGATGGCGGCCGAGCTCGGCGCCTTTGCCGGCTATGGCCGCAACACAGACGCCATGCTGCGCGTCATGCGCAACCATCTCAACGCCGCGCGCGGGCGCGTCGACGGCTACGACAGGGTGGCGACGCCGCCGGTGCCGCTCGACCACGCCCATTGCCCGGAAAAGCGCCTCGTCGAGCATGCCGTCGCCGCCTGGGAGAAGGCGGTGGCGCTCGGCGAAAGGCACGGCTACCGCAACGCGCAAGCCAGCGTCATCGCGCCGACCGGCACCATCGGCCTGGTCATGGACTGCGACACCACCGGCATCGAGCCCGACTTCGCCCTCGTCAAGTTCAAGAAGCTCGCCGGCGGCGGCTATTTCAAGATCATCAACCAGGCGGTGCCGAAGGCGCTCGCCGCCCTCGGCTACGCGGAAAGCGACATCGGCCGGATCGTCGATTACGCCGTCGGCTTCGGCACGCTCAAGGGCGCGCCCGGCATCGACCACGACAAGCTCGTCGCCAAGGGCTTCACGGAAGAGAAGATCGCGGCGATCGAAGCGGGCCTCAAGACCTGCTTCGACATCAAGTTCCAGTTCAACCGGTGGACGCTGGGCGACGATTTCTGCCGCGGCAGGCTCGGCCTCGACGAGGCGGCGCTCGCCGACCCGACCCTCGACCTGTTGGCCCGGATCGGCTTTTCCAGGGCCGAGATCGAGGCGGCGAACCTTTATTGCTGCGGGGCGATGACGCTCGAAGGCGCGCCGGGGCTGAAGCCGGAGCATCTTCCGGTCTTCGACTGCGCCAGCCCCTGCGGGCGCACCGGCAAGCGCTTCCTCTCGGCGGAAAGCCACATCCGCATGATGGCCGCGGCCCAGCCCTTCATCTCCGGCGCCATTTCCAAGACCATCAACATGCCGAACGCGGCCTCCATCGACGACTGCAAGGAGGCTTATGCGCTGTCCTGGCGGCTGGGGTTGAAGGCGAACGCGCTCTACCGCGACGGCTCCAAGCTGTCGCAGCCCCTGAGCGCGCAGGTGCTGGCCGGCGAGGAGGAGGACGAGGAGGACGCCATAGACGCGATCCTCGACAAGCCCGCGGCGGCGCGCGCCGCGGCGGCGGCCGAGCGCATCGTCGAGCGCGTCGTCGAGCGCGTCTCGCGCGAGCGCGAGAAGCTGCCCAACCGGCGCAAGAGCTACACCCAGAAGGCGATCGTCGGCGGCCACAAGGTCTATGTCCACACCGGCGAATACGAGGATGGCCGCCTCGGCGAGATCTTCATCGACATGCACAAAGAGGGCGCCGCCTTCCGGGCGATGATGAACAATTTCGCCATCGCCATCTCGCTCGGCCTGCAATACGGCGTGCCGCTGGAGGAATATGTCGACGCCTTCATCTTCACCAGATTCGAGCCGGCCGGCATGGTCCAGGGCAACGAGGCGATCAAGAACGCGACCTCGATCCTCGACTATGTGTTCCGCGAGCTGGCCATCTCCTATCTCGGCCGCCACGACCTCGCCCACGTGTCGCCGGACGATATCGGCGCCACCGCCATGGGTTCCGGCGTTTCGGAAGGCAAGCGGCCGAGCGGCCAGCCCGGCGCCGGGCCGCGCTATGTTTCGCGCGGCCTGTTGCGCGGCAAGGTGGCGGACAATCTGACCCTGTTCCAGCCGCGCACTGGCGGCGAGCCGAAGGCGGAGGCGCGCGGTGGCAAGGTGCTCGGGGGCGACGCCCCGGTGGCGACGCTGCAGGCGCGCGCCCAGGATGCCGGCGAGACCATCGTCCACGAGGCGACCGCCCGCAAGATCGCGCCCCATCCGGCGCCGGACGAGACCCCGGCGCCGAACTCGCAGCGCGCCGCCAGGGCGGCGGAAGTCCAGCGCCTCGCCGAGGCCCGCGCCAAGGGCTACGAAGGCGAAGCGTGCTCCGAATGCGGCAACTTCACCATGGTCCGCAACGGCACCTGCCTGAAATGCGATACGTGCGGGGGCACGAGCGGGTGTAGCTGA